AGGTCTGTTTGAATatcacttattttgctaaaaattgaaaactcattactaaaagtactataacaaaataatttttaaactataaataGTATCGTATAACCCACAACTGACCTTCttataagcattttttttaatttagtcagccaaaaaatgcaaaacgcAAACACACGCTATatcatattttacttttaacatTACAAGAATAGACAAAAATGATAGTAAAAGCAGTGGGCCCCAGTTGGACCGGAAGCAGAAGAAGTTAGTGGACTTCCATTGTGGGATAGGATTAGGGCCTTTCTTATTCTTGGAAGTGAGTCACAGTCCACCAAGTCTAACAAGCGTGTAGGCATGGGcttctaaaactaaaactaaagtAAAAACGCGCCGCGGCTTCACCTTTTGTTAACACAACACAACTGTGAACTGTTTTCGGTTTCGGGTTTccccgtctctctctctctctctctctctcctctcctctgTTTAGGTTTAGTGATGTCCTACGAGACTCCCTCCCACTAGCACCTTGTACTACACACACTACTTAATTAAATCTGCACTGCAAGTGCAACCTCGAGTCAAACCAACTCAGCCCAGAtctctttctctcaaaattattatcattattttttctatttttcattttcctttctctattcttatttttgtaaaaaaaaaaaaaaaaattccattgacTTTGTCTAAATATTTAAAGTaacaatattgataatattgACTTGGAATATACAGATCCACGGTGATTTTGATTCCTTTCCTTcctctcaaattcaaaatctaattGAAAAATACATAATTAGATATCAAAGTGTAGTGTGTGTAGGCTGCTTTGCTTAGTGGGGTAGGGTAAGGGTTTAAGGGCTAAGGGGCAGAGAGCAGAGCAGAGCAGGGCAGAggtaaagtttatatttttatgatgagAGCGAGATTGGTAGTGTTCCCGATTAAAGGGAAGAATTGGTGCTTCACTCGATCAATTAACGACTCGcttgcttcttcttctactaCTCTCGGCTCAGGCCATTCTCAAACACCTTCTACACTCAGAGAACTTTGGCGCAACATCTCCTCCAATTCCAAACCCCTTAACGCCAATGCAGAACTCCTCATCGATTTCGTCTCTCTCAAGGTCCCTCCTTTTTCacccttttctcttttttagatTCGTCACTAATCTAATCTCATTGATTCTCACCTTTTCCTCTTTTGGGTTCTTTTCAAAAAGATGAATAACGCTTGGATTGGTCTAGAAAAAGCTCCTCAAGGAACTCTCAAGAACAAGATTCATTTGTGAGCTTCCTTCCTTTActcattctttctttcatttgaccttactgttttctttctttactctcagttttatatttatttatatatacataggTTGGGACTGCGGCTTTTGTCACGGGTTAAGCCCTCTGAGATATTCTTGAAGTCTATATCTAAGGAGATTACAGATGTTGAAATTACCTACCCGTCAAGGTTTCATCTTTTTCCACGTTTCTTTTTTCCTATGAAAATGAAATGTTTTTCACTTTATTGTTCTCTATGCAATCATTATTGGGTTTTTACTGAGTTACCCACTAAACCAATAATTTGCATTGCTTGTTAATTGTTATAtccaaattaaaaatgaaaaatcaaaccttttttttttgctgtacTGTGTGTTCTACGGTTTTAATTCTTCTACATTTCATTACTGGCTAATATCTAATCTGAAACAAAGTTGGCAAAGAGGCATACATTACGCAATTATGTTCTTGCAAATAACATGTTAATTCAGTTAATGTTACCACTTTTAGCCTATAACTAATAATCATATggagtttacattttttttttttttaacctgcTATAGTATGCAGGTTCAGAGCTCTAACtttggttctttttgttttatttctctGTTCTGTAATCGTGCCCTTTTTACCCTGTTTTTACAATCTTGCAGTTTAAATGCACGACTTGTGCGTAGAAGGTTACGGCATATTGCCACGAGGTAATTtattttcccttcttcttcttgtctATCTGATAAGTCAGAAGTTGAAAATTACTGCTAGCTTTGTTTGTGTCACCACTACTTCTCTTTGGTAATAAACTAGAGTTTGGTTGACCCCCCAAAAGATACTCTTTTACCAGCTATGTACTACTAGATTCTCCAATACTGGAAATTAAAAGCAGTGCAGACCTTGGATTTCTGAATGAATATGTAGGAAGATAATGAATGctaatgaaacttttttttatattcctaCCCAATCCCTTCCTCtttgtttcaaattttactAGACTTACACAccatgtaattttttcataGTCCTGCTTAACCTCAACCTTTTAGACAATCATCATCTgtgaaaaattatcttttggAGCAATGAGTGGAATTGAGTAGAGTGGCCAAAAAGAATGCACATACCCCAGTTAAAGTAGTTTGAGGCATTATATTCTTGAGTATTTCTGTGATCTTTTTAGCCATTTTGTTCAAGGGCATGTAGAGTAGGGGCACATTTCAAGGGCTGCTGAGCTTAATGTCCTGTAAATGACTTTAAGTTAAGTGGAAAGTTCGGATGGCCAGTTATTGGCTTCTTTCAGTGGCTCTCTATTTGACTagtctagggcttggggactcacttctagtgattctctccccaTGTTCCTTCGCTCTCTCCTTTGTAAttagtttcttttccttctcttttcctctcttgtGTTTCTTATCTCTATGtaattttccttctcttttcctttcttgtgtttcttaTCTCTATGTAATTTTCTCTTTGACTTATGTTTTTCTGCATAAGGTAGTGtttttgaatatatttctttattacttaaaaaaaaaatgattttaagatCCATTAGTAAAGCTTCTTTGATAATGACCCTAAAAACTAACAAGCTCATTTGCTTATtgtttcatttatatttgtttcttGTAGATctgttatatttaatttctgATTGGATGAAATtgatttagattttattgtttttctacAAGTGGTGGACATTTGATATGAAGTGCTATCTGATTATCAGGGGAAATATCATCCACAAGAAGTACTTCTATGGTTCAGTTGCATTGCTTCCTTTGTCAACTGTATTTACTGTACGTATGTGTTTACTTTCACTATGATTTTGGATTCTCAAGTTTTGAAGTTATATACATCGAGTCATCTCAATATccatattattttttcaaaagcatTACACCataattcttatttgttttatttcttattcTATTATAGGTTTTACCTTTGCCTAATATCCCATTCTTCTGGATTTTATTCCGGACTTACTCTCACTGGAGGGCTCTACAGGTGTGTTCACATTCTTACATATTGCGACTTGCAACCTAATTTGTTTTATGATGCATGCAACAATCTAAAAGTACGTTAGGGAAGTTCTAAAAAATGGGACTTGTGGAGTTACATTCCTCACATGCTAATACTTGCAAGTAACAGTTATATTGTAAATCTGttgaaatatttgttttttccctATTGAAACTCAACTTAACACAACAAATATTTATCCCAAAAGTTTGGATGACCTTACATGAATGATGCCTTGAAACCCTGCTCTAATTAGGCAATTATCACTTAGAAACTACGCACTGGAATGTCTTTTTCATAGGTAGTCTTAAACAAGTTTCCCTAATCTTTGTGGCATATATATACTTCAATCGTGTGTGCACCCAATGGTCTTTGGATAGACgagaaaaattggattttgacGTACTTGTATGCATGTGTATATGTAACTAATTTCCACTTTTTCTAAGAAGAATATTTGTGTCTACAACTGAATTCATGTGGCATGATGTTACTTGGGCTGTCAACCACATTATATCAACATAGTAGAGAACAGGTAGGCCTGATAGCTAGCTACCTTGTAAGTTGTCATGTTAAATACAAATTAACGAATGCACTAGTAAAGGGAGTCATTTGTTTCAAGTTGACTAGCAGAAGGCTTAAAAGAAAACGGTTTGGAAACAGCTGGCAAAAAGTATTGTCCCATAATACAACAGAGGATATACAGGACCGTACCAGATCCTTCCAAGTGGTGGATAAAAAGGTTTTCTTCAAGGCAGTAGATTGTAAGGCACTGTTGAGTTCATTTGAGATGTATGGGGATCATCACATAAGTAATTTGTGTGCTGCCTCTAGATGTTGACTTTCCTGTTTCTATGATTTGCCTTGCCcctagtttttagtttttcttttggatGGTGTCACTGTTGACCCCAGTGTTAGGTTTAAAAGATTTTGGAGCTCATTTAATATCAATGTTTTGGTTCTGTGGCTGTATTATGCATGAATTTACATTTCCCTCTTTATGTCTTCTTAtttttatctatcaaaaaaacaaaatgtcttatttattttattttatgtttttatattgtCCTCCAGGGAAGTGAGAAGCTCCTTCAGCTTGTCTCAGATAGCTCTTCAACTCTCAACTCTTCTATGGGGAATGAGAATGAAACCGAGTATGATGGCTCTAAATATGGTATCCATAACCCAGTTGGTTCTCCATGGGTAAGTTAATGACCCCCGTGGGTTGCCCCAGGCTCCCCTTCATTTATTACCAGTTGTCTTGACATCTATCTTTGTATCGTCCATTATTTTGTTGCTTTGGCCAttgatatttgaaaattttcatttggtcTCCATATGCTGGGTTAGATCTGACACACTATCTTTGAGGCTTGTTTGGTGAGGACTTTTTAGGTTAAATCTTAAACTTATAGAGCAAGGGTCTCTTTGTTCCTGAGTGGTGCTATGTGTTAACATAGAGGGGAGGACATGAACCACTTGTTTCTTCATTGTGACATGGCGAGGGATATGTGGTCTCCTGGGTGTTTCTTGGGTGATGCCTTTTTCAGTGTTGGAGTTGTTGGCGTGTTGGATCTGGTGGTTTGGTGGGAGAGGTAGTAGGGAGGTATGGCACACTGCTCCTTTGTGCCTCCTTTTGTGGTGTATTTAGAAAGAACATAGCCCTCGATTCTTTGAGGGCCAAGAGCTTAGCGTGGTGAAGCTGAAAAGAGCTTAGCATGGTGAAGCTGAAATATCCTTTTCAGTACAGGGGTTATTAGACTCGGTGGAGTCCTTGTATATTTCTTAGTTGCttgctgtttttcttttttctttttcttttttttggtgttttcttCGTTACGCAGTCAGTGTATTGGGATTGCCTTctgttttaatgaatttatttactaataaaaaaatctaaaaaactgttataaaaaaaattcttaaaaactGATTAAAGCCTTCTTTTTATACCTTGTCATTGAATTTACCAAACCAAACAGGCAATTGATATGCCAACTATGGTAGCTGATTATTTGCATTGGTCTTAATTCTATATAACAATTCGGCATATGTATAATTGGAATTCTTTGGACCAATTAATGTTAATATAGAAATCCATTGGGGCTGCTTTTGCTAAAGTTTGTTAATATCTTTCTTTGTAATCAGGTTTTGCAGCCATCAAAGGAACTTGAAGAACTTCTTCATCGTGTAGATGGGCATGACGGTCTTAGTAAATGTGCCATTTCAGATATTTGCAAGATCTTTGATTTGAACACCAATGATGTTCTTAAGTACAGGGATTCAATGTAGTTAATATCATTGTATCGTTCGCCATCTGAATTGTAATTGTCAGATGGCATTTCATGGAAATGAAATACACTTTCAATTTCTTCCCTTCTTTTGATATTTGTTCTTGGAATAACTATGCCATGTCTTGTAACCTTGAACGAACAgaagaaattttgaatataCAAGAAATGCTTGGATCAAAGTATCCAACCATTCAAGGTTTTTCCTGATACTTGAAGAGGGCTCATGAATAATATTTGACTGATCTACTTGAGGCTTTGTATTTGCTGAAGTGAAGGCTTTGATAAGAATGGAAGATTGTGTATGCATTTAAAAATGGATGTGATAAATTATCAGGAATGGAATTGATTGTTTCTGATTCAGAAGACtaaatactaattttaattatgaatCGAAAttcccattattattattattattattatttttttttatattcttaatgcTTTTTTGCAGGGTTTGGGTCCCTATTCTACTAGTATCAAAAAAGTAGAGAAGGAAATTAAGGAAATGGCTAAGAAGGTCAATGATTTGTGTGGTATGACTATGCttccctttctctctcatctttttcaAACTGTCTTCTCAGAGTACTAACATTCAGAGAAATCTTAGAATGTTTCCAATTCACTTGCAAGCCTAGAATGATTCCAAGCACTGATGGATCTTGGTTCCAAATTTTCCACTTGGAGAGTTAATTATGATCTGAACTGCACAACTTATATAAAGCTAACTTGCAGTCAATAAACAAATTATCCGGTGTTTCTTCTGCATTACAGAGAAGACACAGAGTACTAacatttagattttattttgagtGTTAAATCTTAGTACGCAAAGCATTCACCATCAACATTCAGAGAAAACACTACAAGCTTATAAGGCAAATCCAAAATCTATAGCCTCCCTCCATGGTTAAGGACTATTATAATATTCACCTTGATATCCCCTATATCTTGCAGAAGACTTGCAGTGAACAATCCGTACTCCTTCCTCACCTCAAAGTCATCAGATCTTGAATGAGGCCAAACCATCCTGTCTTGTAAAACACATTTTGAGATGGCCATCTGAAGAATATACTTTACCACACCTGGCTTATACAGCCCTCTAGGCTCTAGCTAACCGACTCTCCATATGGGCTTAAAGTTCTAGTAAACATTTTTGGTCAAAGCAAACGGTCAATTGGAATTGTTGACATCCTCCAAATCTCCGCAGTATCAAGAATATTCTTCACAGCTTGCAATCAAAAGAGATTATAAtgcctaaaaaaataaattttcttaagaaCATTGGTTAAAAAACACTTTTTGGCATTGTTGACATCCTCCAAATCTGCATTGCTAAAAAGagctcaataaaaaaaaaaaaaaaaaaaaagctttcctAAAATCCTATACCATCATAActttcccaaaatttttcaaacttttccAGATATATATACTCATATATATgagttatccaaaaaaaatttattttttctcaagtATGTAAGCTTACTGGGCCcccatttcattaaaattttgatttatatttatataaataggATTAATAGatagggtttttagttttttctggTTCCACATTagggggaaaaagaagaaaaaaaaaactatcttgcAGCACAACAATACATAGATAGATGTTTGGAAATGTTTTCAGTGAATGCATAAAAATACATACACACCAACAAAAGATCAATACACCCCAAGCACTCAGGCAGACCTCAACAATCTAACAAAAACTAGGAATTTGAAGGACCAAAGACTCCTAATGAGAGCAAGCTCGGGATATCACACACTTAACAGGGGATTTATATATGATAATCCTCTTATGGAGCATTAATTATCTTTTGCACTCGCTCTATAGATTAGGCCTCTCACAATATTAGGCCTAATCCACCCATGGGAATCTTAAGCCCATTCCAATAGTTTACTATTTAGATTCTCTTTACATGACATTGACTTGAGCAAAAGAGTGGGTACGGCCAACCCACCTCAGGGAAGCCCATCTCACgaaaaatgtttattttgtcTTATAAGAATACTAGAATCAAGCAATTTGAGCTATCATTGTTCCCTGTCTCACACAGTTTTCTCCagataaaaaattagaaattcatcCCACCATATATCCCAAATATGATATATTCAAATCTTCAAAGAAATTGTGTAGATAGCAAACCATATTTGTTGTCTTTCTAACCAATACAAATAAACCATTATAGTTTTATGTAATTACAtgaattctttaaaattaaCCAACATGATCACTCGATTATCTTTTCCgttttattgaataattttttcaatatatatatatatatatataaacggaAATATAACATTTAGTGTTGTTACGCTTCAATTTcacgtcattatctttttttcttttcaattttcctataattgtttttaacattttttctaATACTTACACTTTTCCAACCTTTTTCCcttccttaccttttcatctcctcaCTACTTCTCCAACATTTCTCCATTCCTTcccttttcatctctccactacccactaccctctacattaatatcatttttcctctttccctttatcttcctttatttttgtctcttcttattcacacatttttactataaatttgtcactatctttTCCATTATATTCAtagttttctctcacaaaaagaaggttctctctctttcaaacagattttactttgtaatcttgtaactcTTAAGACAATCTTTATTTTCAAAGCTTGTATTAAAGacaaaagttttcagttttaatcaAAGACAAAAGTTTTTATCCAAGTAAGATTTTGTTAGTTTCTGTTTTCATATTCCATATTCggttttaaccttattttgaatatatctattttgctattttcttctttatcatctattttatcattgtttatgcTTCCATATTACTGCTGTACTCTCTCCTAGGTAGTTTATGGTATTTGAGCGAAAGTTGAAAGTTAAAGGACCTCATTGGTGAGTGAGTTCAAACTtagattttcatattttaaatatacatgcATTTCcatacactttttcatccatacgtattttaaaaaactacaaacaacaaTTCTCAAATTACTCTATCAAACATCTCTGAaatatttttgcttttgaaaaatattaacaaCCAACGTGTGAtgtttgttaaaattttcttatttaaaaaaaattgttaaaagagaaaaataaaaaataaaaaactacctAAAAATCTGAAATATTGTCAAAATATGTGTGGTTAATGGTACTTTACTGTGTGCTGCTTAACACAACCCTTTGttttttaccaaaataaatGCTTGCCAGTTTCCTTTCCCATTTTTTTAATTCgtcagaaaaacaaaaagtttccCAGAGGACTTTTTGAAACCGCCGACACCTTGACACTGTTTTCTGAGCACGTTCTACGAAATTTCTGCTAATTTCCCATCTTGCTTTGCATTACTGGTGGGAAAAAGCTTtccaattggattttttttaatgtatgtcGTATACaataattgattatttttaaaaatatttttaaaaaaattaaaaaaatattgacaatttttttaattttttaataaatattttaaaaaataaataatttaatatatgcGGATCTATTTGACTCCAGATTCCCATTTACGTCGTATCTCCAGCCGCCATTTTTGTCGTATCTCCAGCTGCCTTTCTAGAGTTTTTAAAATACACTTTTcaacaacattactcaaattcaacaaatccttattatttaacatttttttataaaaatattatgatataatatttctcctttttcttaataattttttccttttttttttttaatttatatccATACGTTTcactttttagaattttttttttttttttttctactccaCACACAAACCCACTCTTCCCCTACGTCTctacttttttgtttcttctccGCACATGAATCCCATTTTTCGTCTTCTCCTCCTCCTGTGCctacctttttgtttttattttctttaccaTTCAGCtcacttcacacacacacaaccgaTCATGatcttttgactttttgactTCTTCTCTAtgtttgcatttttgttttttattttctttctttttcatttcacttCACTCACACACCTAGCCGGCAGAGAGAGAGTTGGCCTTCGTCTATCTTTGTTTTCTGATCAGAAGAGAAAGAGTTTTTTCTGATGAGAAGTGAAAGAGAGAgcaaggaagaaagagagaatttattttttattcaaccagGTGATTATTTTagtagataattttttttgaaagtactACAGTAAACACTTCAGTGTTTTCTCTATCGAGAGAGGTACTGTAGCAACTCCATTCCAAAATATAGAGAATTAGAGATAGAGATGCTGTTGGAGTACATTTCTGGTGTGTTTGCTCTCCAAAATTGGTTTTAGAGACCTTACTAGAGATGCTCTGACTCGTCTATCTTTGTTTTCTGATGAGAAGTGAAAGAGAGAgcaaggaagaaagagaaaaaaaattattttttattcaaccaggtgattattttaatagataaaaattTTTGAAGGTGCTACAGTGAACGCTTCAGTGTTCTCTATATCAAGAGAGGTACTGTAGCAATTTCGTTCCAAAATATAGAGATAGAGAAGCTGTTGGAGTGAATTTCTGGTGTGTTGGCTCTCCAAAATTGGCGTTAGAGAgtctattggagatgctctgaCTCGTCTGCTCACCTCTCTTTTTgcagttaaagaaaaaaaattgcatttagATAGGAGAACTGCTGATCTTTGTTGTCTTCTTGGCGTTATTTTAAGGGTTATATCTCCACTGTAATCAGTATCTTTGAAGGAATATCGGGTGCTCAAGCCCAGTACATTACCGTTTCTGTCCAGGTATACTTTCACTTCTTTCTAGTGTCATTTGTTTTCCCAATAGTTTGTGTTCTAAAACTCATTGTACTTGTATAGATATTCTATATTATCGTGCATGTAAATTGGGAcgggatttttattttatttttaaagctaATCAGTAACAGATAAATATATAAAGTGGTTCCAATCACTAGTCATTAGCTTTACCTTTACGTGCACTTCGGCTCCTTCAAAGTTTATATCCACTTTCTGGGCCAcagaaatttaagatttttcaaCAACTCTCTTTGTGGCTACAAACTACAAAAGTAATTGGGTATGCAAT
The sequence above is drawn from the Castanea sativa cultivar Marrone di Chiusa Pesio chromosome 5, ASM4071231v1 genome and encodes:
- the LOC142636170 gene encoding uncharacterized protein LOC142636170, yielding MMRARLVVFPIKGKNWCFTRSINDSLASSSTTLGSGHSQTPSTLRELWRNISSNSKPLNANAELLIDFVSLKMNNAWIGLEKAPQGTLKNKIHLLGLRLLSRVKPSEIFLKSISKEITDVEITYPSSLNARLVRRRLRHIATRGNIIHKKYFYGSVALLPLSTVFTVLPLPNIPFFWILFRTYSHWRALQGSEKLLQLVSDSSSTLNSSMGNENETEYDGSKYGIHNPVGSPWVLQPSKELEELLHRVDGHDGLSKCAISDICKIFDLNTNDVLKYRDSM